One window of the Rhipicephalus microplus isolate Deutch F79 chromosome 2, USDA_Rmic, whole genome shotgun sequence genome contains the following:
- the LOC119162822 gene encoding transmembrane protein 272 isoform X1, whose product MACGDTRRLCSETEFAMSLPPYSDSPTPTPFRSPVENDLPPSYDDITNPNAPPPSYQSLFGQVREVHKTSNGVLDFLRSVILLLLGTLGCSILVGVTVIIPVSMIVIGTTYLSDCPAEKYIPIFLVMGGVFGVLKTLLDVCGKCRRPDSGGEAGRNVAEEQRAEERTWSTLVNCFLFAWYVAGCVWVYRAYPPDYTNIESPAYCDRTLYLFAFGLVTAGLLSLGLVAACLCCLTLFSLLSSKD is encoded by the exons ATGGCGTGTGGTGATACCCGTCGTCTGTGCAGCGAAACT GAGTTCGCCATGTCGTTGCCGCCGTACAGTGACAGTCCCACCCCGACGCCCTTTCGGAGTCCAGTGGAAAATGATTTGCCTCCATCTTACGACGACATCACAAATCCGAATG CTCCCCCTCCATCCTACCAGTCGCTCTTTGGACAGGTTCGCGAGGTACACAAGACGTCCAACGGTGTGCTCGACTTCTTGCGAAGCGTCATACTCCTCTTACTAGGCACCT TGGGATGTTCAATCTTGGTTGGTGTCACAGTCATCATTCCCGTCAGCATGATAGTGATAG GTACCACGTACTTAAGTGACTGTCCAGCTGAAAAGTACATCCCTATTTTCCTTGTGATGGGTGGAGTGTTTGGGGTGCTGAAAACGCTACTTGACGTCTGTGGAAAGTGTCGACGTCCTGACAGTGGTGGGGAAGCTGGCCGCAACGTGGCGGAAGAGCAGCGCGCTGAAGAGCGCACTTGGAGCACGCTCGtcaattgttttctttttgcctgGTATGTTGCTG GCTGCGTCTGGGTGTACCGTGCCTACCCTCCAGACTACACGAACATCGAAAGCCCCGCATATTGCGACAGGACTTTGTACCTCTTTGCGTTCGGCCTCGTCACGGCGGGGCTGCTCTCGCTTGGATTGGTGGCGGCCTGCCTCTGCTGCCTAACACTCTTCTCGTTGCTCTCGAGCAAGGATTGA
- the LOC119162822 gene encoding transmembrane protein 272 isoform X3 translates to MSLPPYSDSPTPTPFRSPVENDLPPSYDDITNPNAPPPSYQSLFGQVREVHKTSNGVLDFLRSVILLLLGTLGCSILVGVTVIIPVSMIVIGTTYLSDCPAEKYIPIFLVMGGVFGVLKTLLDVCGKCRRPDSGGEAGRNVAEEQRAEERTWSTLVNCFLFAWYVAGCVWVYRAYPPDYTNIESPAYCDRTLYLFAFGLVTAGLLSLGLVAACLCCLTLFSLLSSKD, encoded by the exons ATGTCGTTGCCGCCGTACAGTGACAGTCCCACCCCGACGCCCTTTCGGAGTCCAGTGGAAAATGATTTGCCTCCATCTTACGACGACATCACAAATCCGAATG CTCCCCCTCCATCCTACCAGTCGCTCTTTGGACAGGTTCGCGAGGTACACAAGACGTCCAACGGTGTGCTCGACTTCTTGCGAAGCGTCATACTCCTCTTACTAGGCACCT TGGGATGTTCAATCTTGGTTGGTGTCACAGTCATCATTCCCGTCAGCATGATAGTGATAG GTACCACGTACTTAAGTGACTGTCCAGCTGAAAAGTACATCCCTATTTTCCTTGTGATGGGTGGAGTGTTTGGGGTGCTGAAAACGCTACTTGACGTCTGTGGAAAGTGTCGACGTCCTGACAGTGGTGGGGAAGCTGGCCGCAACGTGGCGGAAGAGCAGCGCGCTGAAGAGCGCACTTGGAGCACGCTCGtcaattgttttctttttgcctgGTATGTTGCTG GCTGCGTCTGGGTGTACCGTGCCTACCCTCCAGACTACACGAACATCGAAAGCCCCGCATATTGCGACAGGACTTTGTACCTCTTTGCGTTCGGCCTCGTCACGGCGGGGCTGCTCTCGCTTGGATTGGTGGCGGCCTGCCTCTGCTGCCTAACACTCTTCTCGTTGCTCTCGAGCAAGGATTGA
- the LOC119162822 gene encoding transmembrane protein 272 isoform X2, whose product MEFAMSLPPYSDSPTPTPFRSPVENDLPPSYDDITNPNAPPPSYQSLFGQVREVHKTSNGVLDFLRSVILLLLGTLGCSILVGVTVIIPVSMIVIGTTYLSDCPAEKYIPIFLVMGGVFGVLKTLLDVCGKCRRPDSGGEAGRNVAEEQRAEERTWSTLVNCFLFAWYVAGCVWVYRAYPPDYTNIESPAYCDRTLYLFAFGLVTAGLLSLGLVAACLCCLTLFSLLSSKD is encoded by the exons ATG GAGTTCGCCATGTCGTTGCCGCCGTACAGTGACAGTCCCACCCCGACGCCCTTTCGGAGTCCAGTGGAAAATGATTTGCCTCCATCTTACGACGACATCACAAATCCGAATG CTCCCCCTCCATCCTACCAGTCGCTCTTTGGACAGGTTCGCGAGGTACACAAGACGTCCAACGGTGTGCTCGACTTCTTGCGAAGCGTCATACTCCTCTTACTAGGCACCT TGGGATGTTCAATCTTGGTTGGTGTCACAGTCATCATTCCCGTCAGCATGATAGTGATAG GTACCACGTACTTAAGTGACTGTCCAGCTGAAAAGTACATCCCTATTTTCCTTGTGATGGGTGGAGTGTTTGGGGTGCTGAAAACGCTACTTGACGTCTGTGGAAAGTGTCGACGTCCTGACAGTGGTGGGGAAGCTGGCCGCAACGTGGCGGAAGAGCAGCGCGCTGAAGAGCGCACTTGGAGCACGCTCGtcaattgttttctttttgcctgGTATGTTGCTG GCTGCGTCTGGGTGTACCGTGCCTACCCTCCAGACTACACGAACATCGAAAGCCCCGCATATTGCGACAGGACTTTGTACCTCTTTGCGTTCGGCCTCGTCACGGCGGGGCTGCTCTCGCTTGGATTGGTGGCGGCCTGCCTCTGCTGCCTAACACTCTTCTCGTTGCTCTCGAGCAAGGATTGA